In Xanthomonas campestris pv. phormiicola, the DNA window GGCTCGGCGTGCGCGCCGCTGAGCGCATGGGCGATGCCGGAGATGTCGAACATGCCGAACATCTGCACGAACAACGGCAGGGTCAGCAGCGCCGATGCGGCGAACAGGCCCAGTTCGCGATGCCAGGCGCGGCGCTCGGCCCGTTCGCGTGCCGCCACCTGCGTCCCGTCCATTTCGCCGATGGCGCTGGCGCCGAAGCCGGCGCTGCCGATCCGCGCGACGATGTCGGCCGGCGCGATCAACTCCGGCACGTACGCCACGCGCGCCTTGGCCGAGGCCAGATTGACGCCGCCGGCGACCACCCCGGGCGTCTTCGCCAGCACCGCCTCGATCGCGGCCGCGCAGGACGCGCAGCTCATGCCGCTGAGTTCCAGGGTCAGCGTCTGCGTCGGCACCGTGTAGCCGGCCTGCGCGATGCGCTGCAGCAGCGTCCGCGCATCGACCTGCTGCGGGTCGTAGTCCAGGCGGACGCGCGCGGCGGCGTAGTTGGCCTGGGCATCGACTCCGGGCAATTGCCGGAGCGCCCGCTCCAGGCCGACTGCGCAGGAGGCGCAGCTCATGCCCTGCACCGGCAGGCTCAACGTGGTGGTGGTCGCAGCGTTCATGGCTGCAGTTTGCCCGCCGCCGCGTCGCCGCGGATATCGCCGAGGATCGGGCAGCATTCGGGCTCCCCGCTGCCCGGGCAGTCGGCGACCAGCACGGCCAGCGCATCGCGCATCTCGGTCAGCTGCGCGATGCGCCGATCCAGTTCGTGCAGGCGCTTGCTGGCGCGCTGCTTGATGCCCTGCACGCCATGCAGGCGGTCGTCCTGCAGCGCGAGCAGGTCGCCGATCTCCTCCAGCGAGAAGCCCAGGTCCTTGGCGCGGCGGATGAAACGCACCCGCTCCACGGCGCCAGCGTCGTAGTCGCGGTAGCCGGACGCGCGCCGCGGCGGCGCCGGCAGCAGGCCCTGGCGCTCGTAGTAGCGGACCGTGTCGATGGCGACGTCGGCCTGGCGCGCGAGCGCGCCGATGGTGAAGCGGGACGGAGGGGCGACCGGTTTCATGCGTCCAACCTACTCCCTGGACGTCGGTCCAGGGTCAAGCCGGTGTCCACGATTGTGCGCGAAGCGTTCATTGGCGGCTCACGCAGCGGCCAACGCCTTGCCCGGCGGGCATCGCCGCGCCAACTCGCCCGCCCTGGACCCGGCTCCAGGGTGCCGCGCCGGCGAACCGCGCGCTTGCCGGCCGCGATCACTCCAGTATTCTCTGCACGTCCCCCCAGCGGCTTTTGCGTTCCGTGCCGATCTTCGCCCTGCTGACCCGCCTGCTGCTGTGCCTGAGCCTGCTGCTCAATGGCGCCGGCACGGCCGTGGCGATGCCGGGCATGCACGGCATGGACGACGCAGCGCCAGGCACGGACCATGACCATGCCATGGCCGCAGGCCATGCCGGCAGGCACCTGCATGCCGCGCAGGTCGCCAGCGCGGCGATGCCCTGTCATGAAGCCACGCCGGCGCAGGTACGCGAACACGAGCACGACGGCGACGGCCACAGCAAGGGCGGCAAGCACGGCTGCTGCGGCACCGCGGCCGGATGCCAGTGCCCGCATGCGCAGCCGCTGCCGGCGCTGATCGCGCTGCCGCTGGCCTTGCCGGTCGCCGCGCAACGCCTGTTCCCCGGCGGCCGCCAGGATGGCCGCGGTGCGCCCGGCCTGCCCCGGCTGGAGCGACCTCCCAGCGCCTGATCGCGACGCCGCCGCCCGCTCGGGCGGCGCCACGGCGACCGCGCATCCGCGCGCCGTCGCTTCCGCGCACGCACCGCCCACGCGGTCGCGCATCGCATCGCATCGAGGCTCGCTCATGAAACCACCTTCCTCCGGCCTGCCGGCGCTGCCGTCGCGGCGCCGCTTCGTCACCGGACTGGCGCTGGGCGCCGCCGCCGGCCTCGGCGGCCTGTCGCTGCGGCAAGCCCAGGCCGCAACGCTGGCGCGCAATGGCGCCGTGCCGTATCAGCTGCACGGCACCGACTTCGACCTCAGCATCGGCAGCGCGCGGGTCAACTTCACCGGGCGCGAGCGCCCGGCCATCACCGTCAACGGCAGCGTGCCGGCGCCGATCCTGCGCTGGCGCGAAGGCGACAGCGTCAAGGTGCGCGTGGCCAACCGCCTGCCCGGGCACACCCAGACCTCGGTGCACTGGCACGGCCTCCTGCTGCCGGCGAACATGGACGGCGTGCCCGGCATGAGTTTCGACGGCATCCATCCCGGCGAAAGCTACCGCTACCGTTTCACCCTGCGCCAGTCGGGCACCTACTGGTACCACAGCCACTCGCTGCACCAGGAACAGGCCGGCCTGTACGGCGCGATCGTGATCGACCCGCTGCAGCCGCCGCCCTACCACTACGACCGCGAACACGTGCTGCTGCTGTCGGACTGGACCGACCTGGACCCGGCGGCGCTGTTCCGGCGGCTGAAGAAGATGCCGTCCTACGACAACACCTACCAGCGCACCGTCGGCGACTTCCTGCGCGACGCGCGCGAAGACGGCCTGCGCGCCACCCTCGCCGACCGCGGCATGTGGGGACGCATGCGGATGACGCCCAGCGACCTGTCCGACGTCAACGCCAACACCTACACCTACCTGCTCAACGGCGTCGCCCCCGGCGGCAACTGGACCGGCGAGTTCCGTCCCGGCGAGAAGCTGCTGCTGCGCCTGATCAACGCCTCCAGCATGACCTACTTCGACCTGCGCATCCCCGGGCTGAAGATGACCGTGGTCGCCGCCGACGGGCAATACGTGCACCCGGTGAGCGTGGACGAACTGCGCATCGCCGCGGCCGAGACCTACGACGTGCTGGTCGAACCCGGCGGCCAGGACGCCTACACCGTGTTCGCCCAGGACATGGGCCGCACCGGCTATGCGCGCGGCACCCTGGCCGTGCGCCAGGGACTGCAGGCACCGGTACCGGCCAACGATCCGCGCCCGCTGCTGCGCATGCAGGACATGGGCCACGCCATGGGCGGGCACGCCGGCATGGACCATGGCGGCGGCGCAACCGCGATGAAAGGCATGGAAGGCGGCTGCGGCGCCAGCATGGGCATGGCCGCCATGGCCGGCATGCATCACGCCACGCCCGCAGCGCCCAGCGCGCACGCGCACCCGCGCAGCGAACGCGGCAATCCGCTGGTGGACATGCAATCCTCCGCGACCACGCCGAAGCTGGACGATCCCGGCATCGGCCTGCGCGGCAACGGCCGCCGGGTGCTGACCTATGCCGACCTGCACAGCCTGTTCGACGACCCCGACGGCCGCGAACCCGGGCGCGAGATCGAACTGCACCTGACCGGCAACATGGAGAAGTTCGCCTGGTCCTTCGACGGCATCCCGTTCGCCAGCGCCGAGCCGCTGCGGCTCAACTACGGCGAACGCCTGCGCATCGTGCTGGTCAACGACACGATGATGCAGCACCCGATCCACCTGCACGGCATGTGGAGCGACGTGGAGAACGCCGCCGGCCGCTTCCAGGTGCGCAAGCACACCGTGGACATGCCGCCGGGCACGCGCCGCAGCTACCGCGTGCGCGCCGACGCGCTGGGCCGCTGGGCCTACCACTGCCATCTGCTGTACCACATGGACGGCGGCATGATGCGCGAAGTGCGGGTGGACGCATGAACGCCGTACCGCTGGCCACGCTCGCGCAGGCCATTGGCCTGGTGCTGCTGGTCGCGCACGGGGCTGCAGGAGCACAGCATGTGCATGCGCCTGGAGTTGCCGATGCCGATATCGCAGCATCGGCCACCGGACCTGCATCCGCATCCACATCCGCACCTGCGGCATGCGTGTGTCCGCCGCCCGCCGTCGCCGGCGGCGATGACGCAGCGACGGCGCATGCCGGCATCGATCACGCTGCGATGGGTCACGCCGCACAGCTCGCCAATGCTCCGGCCGCCGCGACGGCGCGCGACGGGCGCATGCAGCACATGGACATGGACATGGACATGGATCGCGAAGCACATGCCGACCCTGCCATGCCGGACCATGCAGACATGCAGCACATGGACATGCACCCGGCCACGATGGAGCACGGCATGCCGACCGCAGCGCAGGCCGACAACGCCATGCACGACCACGCCGGGATGCAGCCGGGGACTGCGGAGCCGGGACCCGGGACCAGGGAGCGGGAACCCGCAAAAGCCGAAGCGCGCCATGCTCACTCCAGTACAGCGGCGACGTGCGCCTGCGCCGGTGCGCCCGCGTCGGCGCTACCGCGCGAGCCGATCCCCGCGCTCACCGATGCCGACCGCGCCGCCGCGTTCCCGGTCCTGCGTCCGCACGCGATGCCGCATGCGCCGTCGCGCACTGGCTACCTGCTGTTCGACCGGCTGGAGGGCTGGGACAACGACCGCGGCAGCGGCCAGGCCTGGGAGGCCAGCGCCTGGTACGGCGGCGACATCGACCGGCTGTGGTTGCGCAGCGAAGGCGAGCGCAGCGGCGGCCGCACCGACGCGGCGGACCTGGAAGCGCTGTACGGCCACGCGGTGTCGCCTTGGTGGGACTTGCTGGTCGGCGTGAAACAGGACGTCGCCCCCGGCGATGCACGCACCTCCGCCGCGTTCGGCGTGCAGGGCATGGCGCCGTACAAGTTCGAGGTCGCGGCCACGCTGTACGTCGGCGAAGGCGGCAAGGCCAGCGCACGGCTGCAAGGCGAATACGACGTGCTGCTGACAAACCGCTGGATCCTGCAGCCGCGGCTGGAAGCGGATGTGGCATTCGCCGACGATCGCGCACGCGGCATCGGCAGCGGCCTGTCCACGCTCGAGGCCGGGCTGCGCCTGCGCTACGCGATCAGCCGCCGCTTCGCGCCGTATCTGGGCGTGGTCCACGAGCGCGCGTTCGGCGCCACGGGCGACTATCGGCGCGACGCGGGAGACGCCATGCGCGACACCCGCGTGGTGGCGGGCGTGCGGGTCTGGTTCTAGCGGCCCATCCCCAACGTCAACGAAACGTCGTGGAAACACTTGTGGGAGCGACGTCAGTCGCGACGCGCGTTACCGGTGAAGCCCGTCGCGACTGACGTCGCTCCCACATGGGCTAGCGGGCAAGTTCTTCGCGGCCGCGCGTTGCTCGCCACCGGCGCACGCCCATGCATCAATCCAGTGGCACTGCCGCTCAGGCGCGCAGCGAACCATCCTCCCCGATCCGCCAGCCGCGCGGCGGACGCAGCGCGCCCAGCGTGCGCACCAGTTCCTGGTAGCTGCGCGCCAGCTGCGCGAACAGCCCGGCGTCGCTGGCGCGGGTCTCGGCCACTTCGTAGTAGGCGCCGCGGCCCAGGTCGATGAAGTAGTCCACGCTGACCCGGCGCCGCTCGGCCACGCC includes these proteins:
- a CDS encoding CopL family metal-binding regulatory protein, which codes for MPIFALLTRLLLCLSLLLNGAGTAVAMPGMHGMDDAAPGTDHDHAMAAGHAGRHLHAAQVASAAMPCHEATPAQVREHEHDGDGHSKGGKHGCCGTAAGCQCPHAQPLPALIALPLALPVAAQRLFPGGRQDGRGAPGLPRLERPPSA
- a CDS encoding copper resistance system multicopper oxidase, yielding MKPPSSGLPALPSRRRFVTGLALGAAAGLGGLSLRQAQAATLARNGAVPYQLHGTDFDLSIGSARVNFTGRERPAITVNGSVPAPILRWREGDSVKVRVANRLPGHTQTSVHWHGLLLPANMDGVPGMSFDGIHPGESYRYRFTLRQSGTYWYHSHSLHQEQAGLYGAIVIDPLQPPPYHYDREHVLLLSDWTDLDPAALFRRLKKMPSYDNTYQRTVGDFLRDAREDGLRATLADRGMWGRMRMTPSDLSDVNANTYTYLLNGVAPGGNWTGEFRPGEKLLLRLINASSMTYFDLRIPGLKMTVVAADGQYVHPVSVDELRIAAAETYDVLVEPGGQDAYTVFAQDMGRTGYARGTLAVRQGLQAPVPANDPRPLLRMQDMGHAMGGHAGMDHGGGATAMKGMEGGCGASMGMAAMAGMHHATPAAPSAHAHPRSERGNPLVDMQSSATTPKLDDPGIGLRGNGRRVLTYADLHSLFDDPDGREPGREIELHLTGNMEKFAWSFDGIPFASAEPLRLNYGERLRIVLVNDTMMQHPIHLHGMWSDVENAAGRFQVRKHTVDMPPGTRRSYRVRADALGRWAYHCHLLYHMDGGMMREVRVDA
- a CDS encoding heavy metal-responsive transcriptional regulator, which translates into the protein MKPVAPPSRFTIGALARQADVAIDTVRYYERQGLLPAPPRRASGYRDYDAGAVERVRFIRRAKDLGFSLEEIGDLLALQDDRLHGVQGIKQRASKRLHELDRRIAQLTEMRDALAVLVADCPGSGEPECCPILGDIRGDAAAGKLQP
- a CDS encoding copper resistance protein B, producing MPDHADMQHMDMHPATMEHGMPTAAQADNAMHDHAGMQPGTAEPGPGTREREPAKAEARHAHSSTAATCACAGAPASALPREPIPALTDADRAAAFPVLRPHAMPHAPSRTGYLLFDRLEGWDNDRGSGQAWEASAWYGGDIDRLWLRSEGERSGGRTDAADLEALYGHAVSPWWDLLVGVKQDVAPGDARTSAAFGVQGMAPYKFEVAATLYVGEGGKASARLQGEYDVLLTNRWILQPRLEADVAFADDRARGIGSGLSTLEAGLRLRYAISRRFAPYLGVVHERAFGATGDYRRDAGDAMRDTRVVAGVRVWF